gagtttgataactcaagagttaccaattactcaaccaaggccaaGAGGATAAAATTGTACCCTAGCATCCTTCCaaacattttgtcaaacacttggaaggcataaaaggaaagtaaaatcaaattgcaagaaaagtaaatctacaactactaattgcaaggaaataacaacaataaagcaaatcaacaataaaggaactcaaaacatgaattgcattaaaagagaaatagaagaaacaagagtggatcaacataaaagtaaagaataacAAGGAGTAAAGtacaaaactagagagaggaaaggTAGAGGagcaagaattgataaaggaaaagtaaatcaaagcatgaattaaacctagatctaagaaattctaatctacctctaacctaattctagagagaaaagaaagcttctctctctagaaactaactaaagcatTCCCTCCAAAATTCAATTATGACTTCCCCCCTTGACTCCTCTTGATTTCTGCATGAAATAAGCTCAgaagtgagttggatttgggcctgggaagcccagaaatcgccccgaGCGGATtccctttaatgaggtcacgtgcgagcatcgacgcgtacgcgtgggtcacgcgtactcGTCGCTTGACAATCTgttatccacgcgtacgcatcatgtacacgtacgcgtcgccatgcgacTTCACTTTTCCACGTGTGAGCGTCGGTAAatgcatcccaaatccttgattttccatgatttctccacttgcatggttttcctcttcatccctttgatccattcctagcctttttcatcctgaaatcactaacaaacatatcaaggcatctagtggaatcaaaggtgaattaaatttagctaattaagggtctaaaaaatatgtttttacaCTTGAGCACAATCTAAGAGgcaatcatgaaaccatgctattttattgaataaatatggaaaaagtggataaaatccacccaAATTGTGCACaaaatgtaccacgaaatagtggcgCATCAGTACTCAAAATCAGGTTTACAAAAAGCAATGATTCTCAACTTTTGTGTTTCACTAACGGAATTTTAGCTATTgctcaatatttatttttttttaccaactttatcctttatacatattattctattatttatataattcttattttttatatatataagctcttttttattattatttattattcatatttttttattaactttttgtttgatattattcacttttataattgtaatttttgtgtattatatttattattatctcttttataatataatttattgatcctattagataaaataaattaaacaaaaaaattaacatataaaaaaatgaacatgcataaaaaaataacattataatttaatgttatgtcctttttagtaattatatatctaaaagtgattttatgtCAATTTTGGTATAGAAgtgtcaaacataaatcatgttAACGCAAACTTACTTCTacccaaaatcaattttataaaatcacttTCATTCAAACTCTAGTTTAACAAACAacaatccaaacacacacttaaTTTAGTATGTAAgtagtattaatttttaaaagggtaaagtacgattttggtccctaagttaggggttgaaaatttttttcatccCCGACCTTTTTTTCGTTACAAAATGGTCCTAAAgatttcagtttgttttaaaatcgtcattcGGATAAAAATATCATTCCTCATTCTTCTCCAAAATGCAGAAATAGAAGCAGGCAGAAGCAGAATGCAGAAGTAGAAGCAGAATGCAgtgaaacaacaacaacaatgaaacaaCACCTAAAAGAACAACACCAACAGCAACAATGGATAATGAAATCAGAACAATAACAAAAGTAAAACCAAATAGAAGCAAAAAGTAGAAACAGAAGCAGGTAGAAGCAGAATGCAAAAGTAGAAAGCAGAAGCAGTGAAACAACAAAACCAAGAAGAACaacaccaacaacaacaatggataaTGAAATAAGagcaacaacaaaaacaaaagcagaagcaaaaacagaaaaattaaagaaaaagggtTGCGGCGGTAGTGAGGGAGGAGGGGCTATGGCAGTGAACTACGAATCGCGAAGGGAGGAGAGCTgcagtggtggtggtggatcgCGTGGAAAGGATTGCGGCAGTGACAGCAGCGTGGGTGTGTGCCAAGGAAGAAAGGAGTAGCGGCGGCAACAGCGGCGTGGAGATTCTCCACTATCCATCACAGATGGCGGNNNNNNNNNNNNNNNNNNNNNNNNNNNNNNNNNNNNNNNNNNNNNNNNNNNNNNNNNNNNNNNNNNNNNNNNNNNNNNNNNNNNNNNNNNNNNNNNNNNNNNNNNNGGTcattccctttctttcttttttcttttttattttattttataatttttttagttagggataaaatgataatgaaaataaaaaatttagtaaaaatgacgattttaaaataaagtgAAAATCTTCAGGACCATTTTGTAGCGAAAAAAAAGGTCAGAAACAAAATAAACTTTCAACTTCTACGTTGTCGACTGAAATTGTACTTGaccctttttaaaacaaatatagTTAAGCTAGAATTAGAGCCCAAACAAAAACATAAATGATACTTAAAGTAAAATAACACTCCACCTTCAAATTACTTCATAAACCTTAATATTAGCATAATCATCTACACACTTAGTGAATTGAACATTCAGTCATTATTAACTGTGTatgagtaaatcgaatcaaaagaaataatcatccaattaaaaataatgaacataATCATATGCATacctattaaattgaacatcctACATATCCATTGTTCACATTTTTTAGTATTCTCATTATCTAcctatatttttccttttttatataacaaatacacttaatctaaaattaaaatactttcaatcactaatttaattaactaaatttttttatcttacaCCCTCACAGAATCAACTATTTCTCAACCTCTCACTCTCTTAGAACCAACTCTTCTCTCCCTCACTGAAGAACAATAAAACCATCCTCTTCATCCGCTCCTTATATAAGTGTCCTGCCACCATTATCAATCAATTACTCCATTTTCATTTGAAAATCTCACCTTTTTTTGTAGTTGGACGCGGGTCACATGCAAGAGgaaaagacatgcaagacagcATGCATGGCGTCGAGTTCCATAAGTGTGACACGCTTGTGAAGAACTCGACATACATGACGTCGAATTCTATGTGTGTTTCAGTTCTTTGGCAGTTTGTGAAGAACACAAGTACACAACATGCAGGCGCTCGTGTATGGTTGGTTGTGAGAAGAACATAACGCGATACCAATTCTATCATCTTCTATTGGACctatttttgaaatatatattaCGTTTTGATAATCTAATTTTAACTCACACATTTACGAAACTCGGATTCGCTTTGTTTTGTTGATGAAAATGTTTAGACTAATAAtttgatgaatttaattttgatgtaaaattattttatacgtCCAATTAATCACATaatgttatattaataaaaataattattttttacattaattacgtaaatatttatttaaaagaacagccgtgtaaaatattttatgcacaaaaattaaatttattatttgataaattaaaaattaagtttaatttgaTGTACTGATAATTATACAGTTATacaattatatctattttttgaataataatttacactattaatataaaaaataattatttttatatataaaattattttacagtattttatgttagtgtatcaaaattaaatttataaaaataatatacataatACAAAAATACCAACACGCCTACATTTCCTGCACTTCAAATGGATGATTATCGTGATCAAACCATTTGATTATTATCAATATACCCAAGATTGAGTTACACCTAACAAACAAATACTATATAAATCAAAATGGCAAGCAATGTCACTTATACGTTTCTAAGAAAGCCATATGTGTGAAACAGTCATGATAGTAGGAAATCCTTATATGCCAAAACatgacatttttcttttttttttttttcccttataTATATCTTGCAATATACCTTAGTAGTTCTCATGTATGCAAAATTTCTTAGGATTTAGCTAACTGCACAGTATAtaagtataataatatttttaatatatttaatgtattaaaaatataaaacgtATATCTTTTCAATAAGTGAAacaatttttcataatattcTTAAAATGTGTATATCAAACATAAaccactaattaatttaattattttgatagttAACAATTTGGGTGAAGTAATAATAGATTTTAGGCATGTGTGAAGTTGAAAGCTGAAGAAAGTGAACGATTAATCAATCAGCGACCCAAACCTGAAAGCATGGCTTAGAAACCAAAAAAGCATGCAGGAGAATAGCAACACTAATTAGTTAACAACATGAATGAAACATTTAAAATTACTCTCATGATTTTAAATAGTCATATTAGACACAATCTACCAAAAAGGAACTAATAGAGAATAATTTACACAGTTACAcagtatataataaataatttaaaatgttaaaatcaGATTAgaataaatatctaaaaataatagatagaaaaaaataaaaaaaaataaattacctaAAAGATTTTTTGTAATTGCTCCTCAACTAAGCATAattacaaaaagagaaaaaaagcaaTATTTTAACATGAgcataaaaaaaaaggagaaaaaggtgagatttagatgagaaaaaaaaaataaggattAAGAGAGAGATGAAAAAGGTGAGACCTTGATCTATGAAAAATTTGAGGTTGTTGAGGGCATTCTGGGAAACATCCCCGtcttaaaaaaatgagaaaaccTCAATCACACTAACAACTTGCATATCATGAAAAACCAACATTATATtgaaaacccaaaataaaaagaaaatgttactttGAGTCTGATCACAAGGTCAGAACCTCGTGCTTCTGATAGAGGAGGAGAAGAATGAAAAGAGTTTTTAATTGGATTACTTCTTCTCTCAACTTTTTCAACTCAGCAAATAGAATTTTATAGTAGCGCCATTGATgaagagatgaagatgaaaTGAAAGGGTAGAAGAAAAAGTGATGAAGATGAAGTGTTTGTATTGGAGACAACTGTTTTTCTAAATAACATCTAAACGGCGTCGTTGTTTGTATTTAAAGGTGCCAAACCAAAACGACGACGTTTTTGAGCCTTCCAGTATGGTAAAATATGGCCACGTCAGCGCTCCGGTGATGACTCATCACTAAAAATATATCCAGAGACAATTATGAATACTCAGAACTCTATCTAGAgaactataataaaaaaatcgagATCTTAAAAACTACATTGAATATTCACGCGAATCACAGAACTACTACGAGGATTTACTCCTTAGAAACCACATCTTCATAGCCATAGCAAGGACTTATCTTGACACGTGTCAGAAGCACAGCTCATTAATTCTCTCCAACTCTCCAAGGAGGCAAGGACCATCCCACAATAAAGTTATATCATTCTTCTTAAAATATTCAATcttctattataaaaaaaaataattattttaatattcaatTTCCCGCACCCTCTTGATTCATTGTACTCATTCatcattcaattcatttcaCTAACCCTCTCTTTCTCGCCCATCTCTACAAAGCGGTTATTACTTTACATATCAATAATGTGAATGGCTTAATGCTATCGTCAATTTGGGGGTGACAGTTTTCTCTCTAATCCCTCTATGATCATATAGAATTGTGTGTTTGCCTTGCatgctggtggtggtggttgtgcCAATACATCAGTAGggtgtggtggtggtggtggtgatggcgGCGAAGAAGGCGACGGAGACATTCTCGAAGACGGTGATAGAGGAGGTGCACCGATGGGGATGCATGAAGCAGACAGGTGTGAGTTTGAGGTACATGATGGAGTTCGGGTCCAAACCCACTGACAAGAACCTTCTAATCTCTGCTCAATTCCTTCACAAGGAGCTTCCCATTCGGATTGCAAGAAGGGCTATTGAGCTTGAGAATCTCCCTTATGGCTTGTCCCATAAACCTGCCATTTTGAaggttcttctatttcttcattttattttatttatttgaatcttatctttcctttcctttcctttcgATTGGATGTTGTCTCTAACACAGAAAACAAAGACATGTAAAAAGATCTCTAAAGCTTGGAGATCGAGAAAGTCATAAAGTGAGGTTAATCATCATTAAATTTGTAACTTCCATCGTAATTGAGCTTCAATGTCTTAGTTTAAGAGTGATTAGCCCGCATTTTAACccttattttactattttatcaATCTCCTCGTGTTAGAAGAGTTTGATCCTGAAAACTGGTTTTGATAGTACAGAGATACAGAGCTTTTTTTGTCTCGGAATCAAAGAATTTTGTGAAGGGTATTTACAAATTTGATACCATCTTCATATACCCAACATTTTGTACTTCCTAAAAGTGGAGATAGAAAATATACGACTCAGCCCTCTCCGAAATCGGAAGGTCTTCGAGGCTCCGCGGGCGAATTCCGGGAAGAAACGGAGGCAACATAATGAGATTTGAACATAGGTTCTCGGGTTCACTTGTAATAAGCTTAACTTTGTGACAAATTCACCCTCATTCCGCTTTGCCTTTTAGGATAACTGTGATTACTTGCTCTTGTCTGTTTTATAGGGAAGGATGTTTCCGATGCttacttttgtttctttgttgcAGCAGGCGTGAGCATTGAGATTTAAGAAGTTGGCTCTCTTTTAGAAGCTAGTTTTCcctttaaaaaaacaaaaaagacaaGTAATATAGTTTTTGATTAACATTAGagtataaaattttagattagATTCCTGTCTACATTGTCTGCCGTGTCGTGTTTATGGATAACCTTGTCTCTTTAAACCTTACTAGTTACTATACAATTTTTAATTAGGATTTGGGAATATAAGCATGTGACTGTGTGCCATTTATTTGTATTGTTTGGCATTGTTAAATTAATTGAGTCAAATTATGTTGGGGAAAAGgaaaaattggtttttattgAATCTTGTTGACGTTTTAGGCCACTGTTTGATGGTATGGGTTTAAATTTGATACTAAAAAGTTTCTTTCCAAGTTTGATACTATGGTTGTGTGGTTTAATCATTATATACACTAAAGTAGTATCCGTCCCCGATTCGTATTTACTTCCAGAATGGGGGTGTTATTTATAATATTCAGGGTTTCCTAAGGCATTAGGAGTGGTCTAGTGGCGAGGGTTTTAGGTAGTCTCCATGGGGTCATAAATATTGTCATTAGTGTATccaaaggaaaaaataaattcaatgaTTCTCGATGGTGACAGATATTGTAAGTCATAACAGCTTGGGTGACATAGGACTTGTGATGATGATTTATGGTACCCTTGGAGTGATGTAAATTGTGTTGATGTGTTTTGTGGTTTTAGCAACTTGCTGCGTAGAACTTGGTTTAAAATTAACTTGATGTTTTCTATATGTTTATTGAACTTTTTTACTACATTATGCTTTTAGGTAAAGGATTGGTACCTTGATTCTTTCCGTGATCTCAGAGCCTTCCCTGAGATCAAGAGTATGAAAGATGAAAGAGCTTTCACCGACATGATTAAGGCCATCAAAGTGAGACACAACAATGTGGTGCCCACAATGGCCTTAGGTGTTCAGCAGTTGAAGAAAGGCATGGATCCAAAGATTGTTTATGAGGATCTTGATGAGATTCATCAGTTCCTTGATCGTTTTTACATGTCGAGAATCGGAATTCGAATGCTTATTGGTAAGTTCAGGAAACACTCTGTTTCTTTCTATATAACTTTAAGCTGACTCTTTGCGGCTAATATAAATCATAATGTTGTTTGTATGCGTGGTGTACTTTTGTCGGTTTCAGGGCAGCATGTCGAGTTGCACAATCCAAATCCTCCTCCCCATTGTGTGGGTTATATACATACAAAAATGTCTCCCATGGAAGTGGCTCGGAATGCCAGTGAGGATGCACGTTCCATATGTTTTCGTGAATATGGCAGTGCTCCTAATGTCGATATTTATGGAGATCCAGATTTTACATTTCCGTGAGTTAGACAGTTCTTACCTCCACAAATTCATTTCATTTTTGCTGTCATTTATTTGCAAAACTCTTGCAAACTTATTTCCCTGGGCTCATTCTCCCTCTTCACAAACGTAATGTTTACATGATAGGTATGTTCCAGCTCACTTACATCTTATGATGTTTGAGCTGGTTAAAAACTCACTGCGTGCTGTCCAAGAGCGTTTTATGGACTCTGATAAAGTTGCACCACCCATTAGAATAATCGTTGCTGATGGATTAGAGGATGTTACTATAAAGGTACTTAGTTTGTATTGCACAGCACAATTTTATTTCAGCTCTATTCTTTCTGGGATTTTTGGTCTTTGTTGGGGAATGCTATGTTGAAGGTGTTCGATTAAATGGTATTGTAGGTTTCTGATGAGGGAGGTGGCATACCAAGGAGCGGTCTCCCAAAAATTTTTACGTATTTATATAGTACAGCCAGAAACCCATTGGATGAGCATTCAGATCTTGGAGTAGCTGATAATGTGACCATGGCTGGATATGGATATGGGCTTCCTATTAGTCGCTTGTATGCTCGGTATTTCGGAGGTGATCTTCAAATAATATCTATGGAAGGATATGGTGAGTAGAGTTTAACTATCATTTCATTTTATTAACGTTTTTTGTCTTATTTATTTCCTTCTAGATATGTTCTTATATAAATACAAGTTTAAAACGTCATCTTTAAGCACATACAGACAATAAAAGTGAGTTTCTCTTACCTTATTGAAGACATATTATGTTATTCACTATTCATGTATTCCACTAACTTTTATGCGATTGTGCACAAAACTGACATTTACACTTGCGTCTATGCAAGAATTTCTCTTCCTTCTAATTTTCTAGAATTGTAGCATTTAACAACTGTTAGCCCCTCTTGACCTATTCTCCAATTATATATGGGATTGATTACAATTGATATGATGCACCTGTGTCAGCCGCACTTTCCATTGTTACATATTTTCCTAGAGTTTTTTTTGAACTAAAAGAATAGTTGGTGACTTGGTGCTGTTGTCGAACTACCTTTCTATATTGtgtgcgtgtgtgtgtgtgtgtgttttagAAGTATATGGAAACCTAATAAACTGTTAGATGATATTATTAAAAGTGAATTATATAAATGGTTCAAAGACGGATACGATTGGATTATTTGGCATTTCTATGTTGCGTAATTCATATAGTCTATTTTGCCTAGTGACACAAGGCTAAGCTGTTACCCATATTACACTGAATTTCGTAGTGTTCTAGTATTTTGTGGTATTCTGCAATCTGTTTATTCTTTTTTACTTTGCTTGCTTCAAGTTCAACAACAATTTGTTTTGATTATTCACAGGGACTGATGCATATCTCCATTTGTCTCGTTTGGGAGATTCACAAGAACCCTTGCCCTGAAAAGAGAGCCCTTTGCAATTCATTCTCACTCCAAGAGTTACGGTTAGCGACTCAAAGCAGTATCGTTCTAGCATAACTCCCTAATCAAGTGTCAAAGGGACTACTATTTGCtggcatttttatttttaagattctAATAAATTGAAACTTGTAAATATTTCCTACTTATACTGCGCTTGTGGATGATGATTATGTTCCTTCTTTGCCCTCATTTTGCCT
The genomic region above belongs to Arachis duranensis cultivar V14167 chromosome 3, aradu.V14167.gnm2.J7QH, whole genome shotgun sequence and contains:
- the LOC107479469 gene encoding pyruvate dehydrogenase (acetyl-transferring) kinase, mitochondrial, giving the protein MAAKKATETFSKTVIEEVHRWGCMKQTGVSLRYMMEFGSKPTDKNLLISAQFLHKELPIRIARRAIELENLPYGLSHKPAILKVKDWYLDSFRDLRAFPEIKSMKDERAFTDMIKAIKVRHNNVVPTMALGVQQLKKGMDPKIVYEDLDEIHQFLDRFYMSRIGIRMLIGQHVELHNPNPPPHCVGYIHTKMSPMEVARNASEDARSICFREYGSAPNVDIYGDPDFTFPYVPAHLHLMMFELVKNSLRAVQERFMDSDKVAPPIRIIVADGLEDVTIKVSDEGGGIPRSGLPKIFTYLYSTARNPLDEHSDLGVADNVTMAGYGYGLPISRLYARYFGGDLQIISMEGYGTDAYLHLSRLGDSQEPLP